ccgttaatttaaaaattaaagtgaattgacctcttataaaatttaaaggtaagattattatctactatCTAAGCAACCACAGGgcttcttattatattttaattttaaagcaagttatgagtattttaagacgtacaaacaatttacaattttaaatactcaaaactcgctttaaaattaaaatataataaaaagccaaggtgcaaaaagaaatattataataataatataaagctgACAAATATCTAATTTGGTACTTGCTTACCTTTTTTATTAGTAACAACTTTTTTCTTTGTAACCGTTTGAAAAACATTGTGTTCCGGTACAAATTCCACGTCATTTCCTTCTCCAATGTCTGAACTCTGATTATCAATAACTGAATTATTTTGTTCTTGTAACTTTTGTTTCATCATTGAAAATGCCATCAGTCGTTTTTTAGCTTGGGATTTACCCAATACCGTAGATGCTTTGGACACTTTCTCAATAGAGTCATCTTTGCCATTCATTGCAGGTGAGGTTTGCTGTTGATTTACTACCTCGTTAACTGTTTCAGTTGATTGCATTTGATTTTGAGCATTAATTTGATAGCCATGTTGTTGAACCTGACTATTGTATGGTTGCACCTGAGCAATCACAGGCAATCTCTGTTGCTCTGGTGTAATCATAGACATGGTTGGGGGGTCAATGGTCTGTTGAATTATATTGTCAATGTTCTCTGGTATGTTTTGTTGTTCCTCAATTAGTTCAGATGTCACCGTTTCAAAGGGGGCAGCATTTGTAGTTTGTGTAGGTTTTTCAATAAGAACATCAGGTTTATAGTTTTCAGATAATCCTTTCATAGCATCATCATCGTCAGTTTCTGCCGTAGGAGAATATctgaaacataaaatacatttattattaggtattagctaatcaattattttaatattaaagatcaattataaaatttattatatacaactgtttataatatttaataaatacctattagaGTCATCAATTGCAGTGTTTGTTTTATTAGCTGGCTTCTCTTCAACTGGCAATTGTACAGAATCAggtggtggtggaggtggtTTTGATGTTTGGGTTTGATTTgcttgattaaaattataattgtaataattttgatatggtTGATAATATTGTTGACTATTATAATCCCATTGGTATTGAGGATAAGGATAgccataataattgttatagttgtacatataattattgtagtttgCATAGTTTTGCATGTTGTAATCAGCCGGATTTGGCGCTGCTGGTGGTTGTGGCAATTGTCCATTATCATTTTTAGGAAGTGGTGGAAGAGGTGGCATAGAATTATCGGTTGGAACAATTGTACCTGGTTCAGTAGTAACATTTGCATTTTGAGAACTGACATCAGTTGAGTCTACAGATATTTGGTTTTCGGAATTACTAATTTGATCTACAATGTTTGAAGGTTCGGCATAATCATTGTTCAACAATACTTTTTCAACTGGCTGACAGTTATTTTCAATGGGTGATAGCTGTTGTTGGGACGTTTCACATATAGAATTTTCAGTTGCTTCAGGATTATCCatgtttctaaaataaaaaaatatacgtatatctatattaaaatttttaaaatctaaatcataacttttttattaattttaagtttcctAACTTCTTTGTTGAAAATAGGTGGTAAAAGTGGTACCAGTTACTTACACAATTTAAATGTCTCCAATCCTATAAATTAGGATCTACATCTATTCTACTGCAACATTtgattttttggtaaaatatatacaaatccTGAGTAGgtccaattattataaataattcataatttacctgttattatatttaagcaaatatctttatattaaaatgttgactaAATTAATCATATGATTAAGAATGATCTCAGATTTTAATAGGTTTTAATTTATTGGTTTAAGTGAACGTCATATCCGcttgtgttgtctccatcttacacacGTAAGACATGGCAAATGGTTTacctagtttcaatagtgtgctgctagttttgatattagaataaatttatctattataaaatttgaaggtaagattattatctaggtccACACATAGgctttaattgatattaataatttttaagaaagttATGACCTTTTTgaaactgtacattttaaaatgatcataacttacttaaaaataatatcaataaaatcctaCCTTGACAATAATCTtaccttaaatattttataataggtcacttcactctaatatcaaaactaacagcacgcTATGGAAACTGGTGAACAGAAATTTACTATGTTGTACGTTAGTAaaacagagacaacacatgtgggtacgacgtcctcttaaataaaaataaataggtacctatataagaatattaacatataaaattttaatagatcCTTTAAGAATAATTGGTTGGGGGTgtaaatccccccccccccaaatatatATTGGAAAATAAGTCACTAGTACGGTTTACAAAAAAGTTTGaatgattaatttattcaatagcaaatattaaataaactaaatacctacttaatgaaACTAATACATAGTATGCAGGTACCCCAATAAATAccagcatattataatagatacctaaaatattaatttttttttaacaaaacagaATTAACAgatttcataaaatatcattaaaattaacattCAAGTATACTATTAGTTGctattaggtatgtatttttcatacatacaaatttgaaatttgtcaaCTTATACCCAGGGCTGACTCAAGCAAAAATCGCCCACtagacaaaatcaaatttttttgcCCCTAAAATATTAGGAAGGtactaactatataaaatttagataatgttcgtataaacaaaattgaaaaatagcCAAATTTTGTACAGTTAGGTATATTGTAAGTTTCATAAAAATCTACAACGCCAATGAATTGTATATAACCCCATGTACAACATTATGTTGATActtaacatttatagaaaacacTGTTTCTTAGGTGCAGTTACATCGCACTAACTGACGCAACTAGGAGGGGGTTTAGCCTCCCcaaaaatatcccttattgctttagatataagcctcctataggttatttttaataaattgttttgttagcccctccagaattttaaccctagttgcgccaatgcgCTGACTATCAAGAGGACGCTACAACCCAATGTGTTGTCTGTCTTGTTCAGCGCATGTAAGAACCACTCAGGCTGTAGTCCATGCTAAGCAACCAAATTTCCACACTATAAAGAGGGTTCTCCTCTTTATAGGTTAGGTGATTTACTGtgcaacattgtttttattttttcaatatgagAACtacaaaaaagttattcaagttcgaaaaactcaaaaacaataaattttcaaacaatattaacttttttgtaggtatttgtgatatcaaaaattaaaacaacattgTATGTTATCATAATGTTCTCCTCTTTCTAGTGTGCAAATTTGATTGCTTAACATAAACTACAGCTTGAGTGGTCCTTACCTGCGAAAACAGTTTTtactatgttttacatttgtaagatggagacaggACATGGAGGTGTAGCGACCTCTTAAGTAGTACTGATTCTAtcacatatacaaatatacaagtCTGAGTCTCCCGTAAATTCCTGAATTTCAGACtagcttatttaaaaaaaattaaaaaaatgtgaaaattagaTAAACCTATAActctaggtataatatataatttatattaagtacactCGGTATAAGATACAACAAATCATTTATTTGCATGGTTGATGATTATTGATATACCTATGACAAATCGACTGAAGAAAGAACATTCAAATTATAAGCATCAGTATAATATGGATGTAGACATGCACATTAAAATTGGGTGCATAATGCAACGCCATGTCGAAATAGGCTTTGGGTAGCGCATGACTACAGCCTGAACCACCAAACACGACCAAGCAATGATAGTGGCGGGAGACTAAAAATCTGTTGTGGACTTGGTGCCAGGACGTCGGCGAGAATACCAAATGATTTGTTCACCCGTCTATTATTTAAGAGTAAACGAAAACCAAGATTTCAGAGAGGAGATTTACCTCTATGAGGACGACAACGGTTGATATGGAATCTTCGTTTTCGTTCTAACTGATTGAAGACGTCTTCATGGCATCCATTGAACGACGATTAGACTCGCGCGGGGAACACGCGACACGGTATTGTTATGGTTAGTCCGTAATCCATTGTCGGTGGTGTTCTCTGGTTATGATAATACACAATAGTATTCAATActaggtacaataattatatttcaaataattcacATTCGTACAACACCGAAGTAGGCACGCGTCAGTTTGGAcgtaaaaaatttgaaatgtacaaatcaaaaaacaaCAAGAAACGTGTGCAAAATATCAAAAGTCAAAAGCGCACACGCCACACGGTAAtcgataaattacaatatataattgtaattaataattattcgattgttccaacacacacatcatgtttatatttttgctaaattataatataatattactcttgtgggtataatagaaatatgaaatattcattatacaaataacaaaatacaatttacaatagagCATTATTGCAATAACAAATAACGAGGGGACGCCATTGGCcaatggtttttactttttattctttttttattattattattactgcggGCCGATAGGTTCCCCCAGGTTATCGCCTGTCGGATTGGTGGTGTTGACTGTTTAGTAGGCGATGCGGCGGGCAATTCATAGTTGATCGCAGATCGCAACGTCTTTGTCGACGCGGTTTCCTCCATGAATTTCGGGGTTCGCACAGTGTTATCAAATCAAGTAGAATCCATCATGGTTTTGTTGTTTTGTAGTGTTTACGTTTTTATTGAtgctaaaattatgtatttaatgcgATCCAAGATCGGTCTCACATAGGTTTGGCGGACTTTCGTATCGACCGTTGTGTTTGTGTTCGGCGTACGGTGCTCGCCATGTACTCGAAAGGCAAGGGGTCGTCGGTGCCGTCGGACGCACAAGCCAGAGAAAGGTTAGCGCTTTATGTTTACGAATACCTATTGCACACAGGCGCCTCCAAAGCGGCGCAAACGTTCCTCAGCGAGATTCGCTGGGACAAAAACATCACTCTAGGTGAGCCACCCGGGTTCCTCAGCTCTTGGTGGTGCGTATTTTGGGATCTGTACTGCGCTGCGCCCGAACGCCGCGACAACTGCGAACATTCCAGCGAAGCCAAAACATTCCACGACTATGGTTTCGTTAATCCAACCAATTACAACCCCGGTGGCGTAAATGGCATTGGACATAACACTGGACCGTCCCCTGGGCCGATGGGCCCAATGCCACCAAACGATTCAATCCCTCCTGGACCCGGAATGCCGCCAAGTTTTTTCAACAACTCAAACATGAGACCGTCACCCACTCATCCTGTATCACAATCAAGCCCTCATCCGCCACCCAATGCTCCCCACAATCAAATGATGAACCAGCCTTTTATGGGCCCTAGGTATCCTGGTGGACCTCGGCCCGGTGTAAGAATGCCACCTCATATGCCTAATGATTTTAATAGCCCAAACCAACCCATGATGAATAATATGGATATTATGCGTCCTGGACCGCCAGTAATGAATCCTAGAATGAATCTATCGCGGGGTGGCTATGGTCCTCCAATGCGGGGAATGCCTCCTGGTAATGTTATGGGCCCCGGCCCCGGCCCTGGAATGCATCCTGGTATGGGCATGGGTCCAGTTGGTCGACCTCAATGGACACCGGGTAATCCAAATCATCCAATGGGTTATACATCTTCATCACCTGGAAATTACCCTCAAGGCCCCCCCGGTCCTGGTACACCATTGATGGCGAGTCCTCAAGATTCAAACTCTGGTGGTGAAAATATGTACACAATGATGAAATCTGTACCTGGCGGTAGTATGCCAGGTGAATTTTCGATGGGAAATCCTGACTCTGCGGGACCATTAGGTCCAATGGGACCAAATTCAATGGGCCCTGTAATGAATGGTGATGGTATTGAAGGTATAAAACGATCTCCACCTGACGGGCCGAGCACACCAAGAGATGATAGTGGTAGTGGTATGGGTGATTATAACCTAGGAGGATATGGTGGACCTGTGGACAACGATCAAAATGAATCTGCggcaatattgaaaattaaagaaAGTATGCAGGAAGAAGCAAAAAGGTTTGAAAAAGATTCTGACCACCCAGAGTATTACATACCATAATAGTTGCAGGCATTTTTAAAGCAACTCATCATCTCTGGTAATTAGAAAAAATTCTTgccaaaatgtatgtatatttatattattacttattatttatcacttaAAGGTTTAAAGATTacttaatatcattgtaaatagTTCCCAGCGTGTCATGTGAAAACGCTGTCAATATTATGTGCttcttgtattttgttatttcttTTATAGTGTTTTAAGACATTTCTGTGGATCACCTTTAATcttgtatgttatattttagattatcgGTATTTAGATTTATAACTTATGTAACCAAAGGAGTATTTCATAAATATCCATTTTGGGCTTACAGCTAATTACCATTATTGCaatgcaaattattataatttgtcccCTATGGAAAAATGGACATActatttatttcaatacttaatcgatattttgaataagaaaaaacatTAACTTACACCAAGCAAACTGTTTATTGATTATAAGcaattacctattaaaaactgcatttataatcaacaataaacattaatgcataataaatatagttctcctctaaataatatataaataaaaaatagctaAATTTACCATTTGGTATTTTTgatcttattattaaaattatgttaatttttttttaaattgataaacattAAGTATGAATTTACTTAGTTGTTGTAAATGCAATAAAGTTATTCATATCTTTTTTCTTCTGAGGAACATAGCTGTAAACACTGAAATTATTGTTGAAGTTTCAATCTAAAAAAACTTACCgtgtatatgatttaaaaagaaatttagtgtTTTCATGCTTGTTCTGTAAGAAATTGGCAATTGATaagagtttaatttatttttatcaaatattgataTTCGTTTTGCGATGACATGTGCTTAAACCTTGCATAATGTCTCTTTTTGCATACCTacaaatttatatgataatCAGTAATCTCTAATTAgtaaaacaacttaaaaatatcCTTGAAATTTTTGGTTGGGATACCAGTTAGTTTAAACAATTAGAGGGTTATATTCAGATTTATTATGcccataattttaattaattttaaattattacacactttatttatttttgtttgaaatgtaTGTATAAGACGAGGGAAATGAGAAAGATGTAAGATGATTCTCTTATAGACTCATCACATTATCCTAGAGTGTaccataaatttatattgtatattaattttaacatttaatctatttttaaaccattttcgTCTTTGTGTATGTATGTTGCTGACTTAGTGAGAGGACAACCTAaaatttgttgtttaatttgcatgaaattttttttttttttttaagaattatgtAAAACGCGTTCTGATATTGTTCTTATttagtgttataaaatattgttcttaatGTTTATTCTACATAGTGTGACTATATTTTCCCAACCAAACCCTGTCCATAAATGTTTTCTTCTTAAAGCTTGatgcaaataattaattaattttttttttaattagttaaggTAATATCTAAgtattcaatatttgtatagtattaaaagtagtatagacattatttattatactgatataaaaataaaatatatagtttggcTCAAATGTTTAAAGCGCTTTAAATATACGCGcagataattttgaattattattaagtacaattCATGCTTTAATTATGACTTCcaatttgaatgaaaaattctattaacatttattttacattcttTTTCATGTGCATTCatcaatattttgatacttCCAGTTTTGTACCTTGGATGTTCTTTCTTTCTtccgttttaaatttaataatttcccatattttttttgtttaaaattcttttggaacaaactaaataatttcaaacattaatcagaatatatatacatctgttaagaaatataatttggtgtcaacattttatgtcaagtattgtaaagtaaatcaaaaaattaaatatggttatttaaaattgtattgttaattttcAAGAACCTCAATAGCATATATCATTATGTATCATTATGGtcttatatcaatattataattagacaAAAATATGTTGTCAAATGAGAGGATCTATATTgctttattgtatataatattgatgtgtatatataggctgtggataaaaaataatatttagacaattattaaaaaaaaaaattaaagcaatCTACCTACTTATTGTTAATCATACAaacctatttacattttaaggtAATCTAGAAATATATGTACGAatctagtatatattattgacaAATCCATAATAATTCTttcctttttttcatttttatcccCTTGATCAATCTCTAGTCTTTTTGCCTTTATCTtcttaaagttataaaaaatgaaaaataaagaaaaagattatatatacatacacgtaTTATACGTTAAGTcaattaagtatacaattattgttataaaaacaaaaatattatttatcttagttTCTTTAAAAGATTGTTTGTGTTTCGACGTTTAGGTCCTATTATTTTccttattataatgaaatttaattctaataaatataatatataatataatattatatagtttacaaaaaaaataatcattgtcTATCTTATTGATACCTAAATAACTGAGAAAAAAATACTTCAGCCTCAATATATTTGCCTCCATGAAATCATATTGAGAAATAAATactgaatttattcaaatgttgAATGATTTCACCAAtagtgaaaatatataaattcaaataaattggtGCTTCTTGTTCTTCAGATTATTACAGCACATAggagaatttattaaaaaacattatgttGCACTATACAACAAAGGTCAAAAGGCAGGAAATGAGATTTCATGACTTCATATTGTTATGGTTTATGAACTAATGTCAAATATGACTTATCTAAGTGATAAGTGTTCTTCAAACAATAAAACGTCTGGGGTATAGTGATTATCTAACAATGAAATTATGGCATGATAATTAGGAAACTCTAATAAGAGgcacatttttaatgtaaaataattatttattttatgatgaataccattcaaaatattttcaaggcGAAATTGAATAATGTCTTTGGGATGATTCATGTTAAACCATTACCAGGTAAGAGTATATAAGTATGCAACAGCAGATACATTTCACTATTGCCGTTAGATAAAATTTGAGTCCtgtattttaaactttgatatTCAGGCACACCGTTGAATGATAGAAGCATTAAACAAATAGTATACACTGCCTGCAAAGAAGCTGAGATATATATGAAATGTGGTGTAGTAAGCATTCAACAGTTATGCTTAAGAAGATGATACACCCGCACGagttgtctctgtcttataaACATGTTATGTGTTAGACAAGGGACAGTTTAACTGTACATTCTGAATAATTCTATTAACTCTGTTTTGTTTATAAGACCGAATTaacctattatgaaatttaaagtaagattattatctagtgaactatgttatttttttatattttaattttaaagcgtgTTATGACtagtttaaattgtaaattgtttgtacttacatcttaaattcttaaaaaactttctttaatactcataactcgcttcaaaattaaaatataaaaaaacctaagAGATTCACTTGATAATACTCTTACCTCTAAATTTCATAATAGTTAAATAGATTCAGAGTATACACTTTATCATGT
The Metopolophium dirhodum isolate CAU chromosome 7, ASM1992520v1, whole genome shotgun sequence DNA segment above includes these coding regions:
- the LOC132949668 gene encoding single-stranded DNA-binding protein 3-like, which produces MYSKGKGSSVPSDAQARERLALYVYEYLLHTGASKAAQTFLSEIRWDKNITLGEPPGFLSSWWCVFWDLYCAAPERRDNCEHSSEAKTFHDYGFVNPTNYNPGGVNGIGHNTGPSPGPMGPMPPNDSIPPGPGMPPSFFNNSNMRPSPTHPVSQSSPHPPPNAPHNQMMNQPFMGPRYPGGPRPGVRMPPHMPNDFNSPNQPMMNNMDIMRPGPPVMNPRMNLSRGGYGPPMRGMPPGNVMGPGPGPGMHPGMGMGPVGRPQWTPGNPNHPMGYTSSSPGNYPQGPPGPGTPLMASPQDSNSGGENMYTMMKSVPGGSMPGEFSMGNPDSAGPLGPMGPNSMGPVMNGDGIEGIKRSPPDGPSTPRDDSGSGMGDYNLGGYGGPVDNDQNESAAILKIKESMQEEAKRFEKDSDHPEYYIP